From SAR116 cluster alpha proteobacterium HIMB100, one genomic window encodes:
- a CDS encoding Rhodanese-related sulfurtransferase (PFAM: Rhodanese-like domain) codes for MKKLKMNSAELVKRARSKIEEVEVVDLIEMMKDPDLVIVDIRDIRERQRSGFIPGSFHAPRGMVEFWVDPESPYFKDIFGEDKRFVFHCASGWRSALTVATLQEMGFTASHLREGFSRWTADGGPIEKPEI; via the coding sequence ATGAAAAAGCTCAAGATGAACTCAGCAGAATTGGTAAAACGAGCCCGTTCAAAGATCGAAGAAGTTGAAGTTGTGGATTTAATCGAGATGATGAAAGACCCAGATCTTGTCATAGTCGATATACGTGACATTCGCGAGCGTCAGCGCAGTGGTTTTATCCCAGGGAGTTTTCATGCTCCACGAGGAATGGTCGAATTTTGGGTTGACCCAGAAAGCCCCTATTTCAAAGATATTTTTGGGGAAGACAAAAGGTTTGTGTTTCACTGTGCATCAGGCTGGCGTTCGGCTCTTACCGTCGCCACCTTGCAAGAAATGGGGTTTACCGCCTCACATCTTCGTGAGGGCTTCTCAAGATGGACAGCTGATGGCGGCCCTATAGAAAAGCCTGAAATATAA
- a CDS encoding glycine/D-amino acid oxidase, deaminating (PFAM: FAD dependent oxidoreductase): MDKAVPISLWDSSAIEPNYQAPLELDEAIDVAIVGGGFTGLSTALHGAQKGLKCHVFEAHQIGFGGSGRNCGLVNAALWLPPQNVREKLGPNYGPRFIERFGGGPEYVFHLIEKHQIQCEVTRTGTIHGAHSPKGFEELKGRHKEWLRLKKPVDLLGRDEVSALIGTDKFYGGLLDHRAGTINPMGYCRGLARAALSAGATISTGTKVTNLIKEQNHWVVETSQGSITAKNVVLGTNAYTDQLWPDLNRVFTMIHYFQLATTPLGPEADHILPGKQGLWDTGPIMFNYRRDSFGRLLIGSMGKIVGSAQRGLSNLWAKRQIKKIFPTLDNVEFEEAWHGQIAMTPDHLPRIYELDKNLFTPIGYNGRGITTGTIFGQAMAELLTGMKPEDLPLPITDLSIAPSAPLMSRLYQTAFTANQIFRTVF; encoded by the coding sequence ATGGATAAAGCTGTACCGATCTCATTATGGGACTCATCAGCAATCGAGCCCAATTATCAGGCTCCTCTTGAACTGGACGAAGCTATAGATGTTGCTATCGTCGGCGGCGGCTTCACAGGTCTCTCAACAGCGTTACATGGGGCTCAAAAAGGCCTTAAATGTCATGTCTTTGAAGCACATCAGATAGGGTTTGGCGGTTCCGGCAGAAATTGCGGACTAGTCAATGCGGCATTATGGTTGCCGCCTCAAAACGTCAGGGAAAAGCTTGGGCCAAATTATGGGCCACGATTTATTGAACGATTTGGTGGCGGGCCTGAATATGTATTTCATCTTATTGAGAAACATCAAATTCAATGTGAAGTCACCCGAACGGGAACAATTCATGGTGCCCATTCTCCTAAAGGGTTCGAAGAACTCAAAGGTCGGCACAAGGAATGGCTAAGACTTAAAAAGCCTGTCGATCTTTTGGGACGGGACGAAGTGTCTGCACTGATTGGCACAGACAAGTTCTATGGCGGCCTGCTGGATCATCGCGCAGGAACCATCAACCCGATGGGATATTGTCGCGGTTTAGCCCGCGCCGCCCTGAGCGCGGGGGCGACGATCAGTACAGGCACGAAAGTCACGAACCTTATCAAAGAACAAAATCACTGGGTTGTTGAGACAAGCCAGGGTAGCATAACGGCAAAAAATGTAGTGTTGGGCACAAATGCCTACACTGACCAGTTATGGCCTGACCTGAACCGCGTGTTCACAATGATTCACTATTTTCAACTTGCAACGACACCGCTTGGGCCGGAAGCGGACCATATTCTGCCAGGAAAGCAAGGTCTGTGGGATACCGGTCCCATCATGTTTAATTATCGACGCGACTCATTTGGGCGCTTGTTGATAGGGTCCATGGGCAAAATCGTCGGCTCGGCTCAACGCGGACTTTCAAACCTCTGGGCAAAACGCCAAATCAAAAAGATTTTTCCAACTCTAGACAATGTTGAATTTGAAGAAGCCTGGCATGGGCAAATCGCAATGACGCCTGACCACCTCCCCCGGATTTATGAGCTTGATAAAAACCTGTTCACACCCATTGGCTATAATGGAAGGGGCATCACCACCGGGACGATATTTGGGCAGGCCATGGCAGAACTTCTGACAGGCATGAAACCAGAAGACCTTCCTCTCCCGATAACCGATCTTTCAATTGCGCCTTCTGCCCCACTTATGTCTCGCCTTTACCAAACCGCTTTTACGGCAAATCAAATCTTCAGAACAGTATTTTAA